The Candidatus Flexicrinis proximus sequence CATGTATGGCGTCCCTACAAAACACCGTGTTTCTTCTTGTACAGACGTGCGATGCGGAGCACGCCCGGCGCAGCCAAAGGTTGCATTGTTGGTTGAACTTCGGCTTATGGCTTAGTAGCCCCAGGCGTTGTCCTGATACTCCGGGTGTTTATTGACATAATTCTTGACATACGGGCAGAGCGGGTTGACCTTCAGACCGTTGTCTTTCGCCCAATCGAGCGCGAATTTGGTGAGTTTGGAGGCGATGCCTTTGCCCTCGAAGGCGGGGGGGACTTCGGTGTGGGTCATGGTGATATTGCTGCCGCCGAGCATGTATTCGATGATGGCGACATCGTCGCCGAGGCGGATTTCGAAGCGATTCAACGCCGGATTGTTGACGGCCTGCAGCGTGTTGAAGTCGATCTCTGTCATGAAAGGCGTTACTCCGTTTTAAATCCGTTGGTCTGGTGGGTGTCATCGCAAAACGGCATGCTTGACGAGCCGCCGCAGCGGCAGAGCAGCACGTGATTCCCGGCGAAAATCTCCGCTCCGGTCGCGTCCACAATGCTCATGCTGCCGGAAAGGCTCAGCGACCCGTTTGGCAACGCGATGATATGCAGCACGCCGCCGTCCGCGTCCGTCGCGTTCGCCAGCCGCGGAACAGACGGCACCGAGTCCGTGAAGCCGATCTCGTTATGGCTGTTATCACAGAACGGCTTGTAAACCGACGCGCCGCAGCGGCACAGCATCGCGCGCGTCTCACCGGCGATATTGACCTCGGCTGCCGTAATCTTCAGGTTGCCCCGCACGTGCAGCGGGCCGTCCTTCTGGACAGTGATGCGATTTTCCGCTGGGACCGGTTCCGAGTCTCCGCCGTCCTTGCGGCGGACGTGCAGCGCGCCGGAGGGACAGGCGCTGACGACGTCCACGAGCGAATCGCCGGGGGTATCGCCGACCTGAAGCCACGGCCACCGGTCGGGGTCAAAGACCTGCGACAGGCGAGTAATGCACTCTTTAGCGTGGATGCAGCGCGTGACATTGTAGGTGACATCGGCGTTCTTGCCGATATAGTGCCGGTCCTTATCCTGGAGGGTATAGGCCATGTGCATTCCTCATGACTTTCAGACACGCAGACGCTGCGAAAGGGGGATGGATTACGGTTTTGCATCGCAGCTTAATACTACCCACAGACCACAGGGTTTCGAGTGCCTAACTTTTGCAGATTGCATAAGTTGCACCCGGGAAATATCGGACAATGCGTCCGTATACCCCTTGACAGCCTTTAGTTACTATCAACGTATAGAGGCGTGCCGAATTTGTGGAGTTCTGTCAATTCCGGGCACGCTTTTCTGCCCTCTGACCGTAACTGATGGGACAACCATCCATGAATGACACCGACGCGCACCACGACTTTTTCAACGATCCCGACCTGCACCGCATCGACACGTCCGAGCGCGGCGCCTGCGCGCTGATCTGCGCGGTACGCAAAGGCGGCCAACCTACCCACGGCAATGTAAAGCGCACCATCGAAGCGCTGGCCCGCATGGGGCATCGTACCGGCTATATAGAGGGCGAGGGCGACGGCGTCGGCATCCTGACAGACATCCCGCGCGAACTGTGGGCGAAGTGGCTGGTACAGCACGGCCTGCGCGGTTCATTGGCGACCGACCGGGGCTTCTGGGTCGGCCATCTGATGATTCCGTATAACGACCGGCCGCGCGCGCAGACCCTGGTCGACCGGATCGTGCGGATGATGACCGATGCTGGCCTGCATGTGATGTACGATCAGCCGGGGCAGGTCAACCGCCTCGTCCTGGGGCCGAACGCCGAAAAGCACGAGCCGGGTTTCTACCAGCTTGCCGGGCTGAACGGCCAGGTATCGCTGGCACAGCTCGATACCTCGCTGTTCGACCTGCAGAACCGCATCGAGAATGACCTCGGCGTGCATTTTGCGTCGCTTTCGGCCACCAGCGTGGTCTACAAAGTACAGGGAACGGTCGAAATCCTGCGCCGTTATTATCCTGAGCTGCGCGACCCGGATTATGCCAGCACGGTCACGCTGGGCCATGCGCGCTACTCGACCAACACCAATCCGGTCTTCGAACGCGCCCAGCCGTTCGGCCTGCTGGGCCACAACGGCGAATTCAACACGATCTCGCGCTTCCGCATCGAATCCGGCATGCTCGGCGTCGACCTGAACCCGGCCAATTCGGATTCGCAAGATGTCGACCGCTTCGTCCATGCATTGTGCGCCAAGTACGGCCTCGACCTGATCGAAGCCATGATGTACGTGTTCCCGCCCTACGATCACGACCTGATCGCGGATATGCCCGAACTCAAGGACATGACCGACGAAATCCGGCGCGCGTTCGGGCCGTTCGCGCAGGGGCCGGCAGCGGTCGCGGCGCGCTACAACGACCTGTGCGTGTTCAGCGTCGACGCGCTGGGCCTGCGCCCGCTGTGGGTGGGCGAGACGGACAAGGAATACTTTGCCTCGTCGGAGCGCGGCGTCTATACGCTCGACTCGATGATTTCCAACGCCAAGCCGATGGCCCCGGGCGAGAAGATCGCGCTGCGCATCAAGCGCGGCCAGCCGATCGAAGTGCTGGATATGGCGGCGATCCAGCGCCATGTGCTGGCGCGGCACCGTGAACGGCAGCCGATGCGCTCGGCCATCACCGATACCGGCAGTTGGCCGGTCGCGGGGAATGGGAATGGCGGCGGGAATGGCGCGTTTGGCGGCGGGAACAATGGCGGCGGCCCGACGGGCACTGGCAGTTTCGCGGCGCTCAAGCTGGAAACACAGACAGCGGTGGCGGTTGCGGAAGCCGCGCCGGCGCCGTTCGTGCCGTGGAACGCTGCGGGCTACCCGGTCAATACCGTCAGCATGTCGGCGATGGGCTGGGAACGCTACCACCTGTCGGTGATCGAGACGATGGCCGAACTCAAGAAGGAACAGGTCGGGGCGCTGGGCTGGGACGGGCCGCTGGCGGCCATCAGCCACACGCGCATGAACCTGTCCGATTACTTTAAGGAAACGGTGGCGGTGGTGACCAACCCGGCCATCGACCGCGAGCGCGAGGCGGCGCAGTTCACGACGCGCGTCATCGTCGGGTCGCGCCCCGGCATCGGACACACCTTGCGCGAAGACGAACTGAGCGTGGCGCTGCAAACGCCGTTTGTGACCGGCGGCCACAGCGTGCTCGGCGACATCGAACTTCAGCGCGAGGCGGCCAATAAGCACGGCACGATGGCGCTGGAAGACCTGCTGGCGGTCTTCGCCGAACGCGAACAACTGGCGATCATCGATATGGCCGCTGGCGCGCACGAGCCGATCGAGTCGGCGCTGGAACGCATCCGTGCCGAGGCGATCGAGGCGGTCAAGAACGGCGCGCGCTGCATCCTGCTCGACGATACGGCGGTCATGACCGGCCTCAAGCACTGGATCGACCCGCTGCTGGCGACCGCCACGGTCGATACGGCCTTGCGCGAAACGCACCATGCCAACCGCAACCTGCGGCGCATCTGCGGCGTGATCCTGCGTTCGGGCGCGCTGCGCGACCTGCACGACATCGCCATGGCGCTCAGCCTCGGCGCGAATGCCATTAACCCGTACATGCTGTATGCCGTCGGGCTGGGCGTTGCGCCGAAAGCCCCGCGCGAAGCCATCACGCCTGACGTGATCATCAGCCTGCTCGACAAGCTGGTCGGCGTGATGACCAAGGGCGTCGAAAAGATCACCAGCACGATCGGCTGCCACGAACTGCGCGGCTACGGGCACAGCTTCAGCAGCATCGGGCTGGCGAAAGGCGTCGCGTCGCAGTTCGATATGCCGAATTACTACGGCAGCGAAATCCGCGGCCTGACCTGGACAGACCTGAAGGCGTGGGCCGAAGAACGCGCCGTCGACTTGCGCGGCGAGACCAAGGCCATGCTGGCCAACCCCGACCGCTTCTATCCGAAGATGTGGAAGAAGGCGGAAGACGTCGCCCACGGCGAGATGACGCTCGAAGAATATACGTCCGAACTGATGGGGCTGGAAGAAAAACAGCCGGTTGCCATCCGCCACATCCTCAAGCTGAAACTGAGCAGCAAGCCGGTTGAGGCCGGCAACGTGAGCGTGCGCTCCGGACGCCACTCGATGCCCGCCTATATCAGCGCGATGTCGTTCGGATCGCAGGGGGAACTGGCGTACAAGGCGTATGCCGAAGCGGCGTATCGACTCGACTCGTTCTGCGTCAACGGCGAAGGCGGCGAACTGTCGGACATCATGGGCAAGTACCCGCACCACCGCGGCCAGCAGGTGGCTTCGGCGCGTTTCGGCGTCAACATCGAATTCCTGAACTCGTGCGACCTGATCGAGATCAAGATCGGGCAGGGCGCGAAACCCGGCGAGGGCGGCCATCTGCCCGGCTTCAAGGTGACCGAACAAGTGGCGGCGGCGCGGCATACTGTCCCTGGCGTTGACCTGATCTCGCCGTCGAATAACCATGACCTGTACTCGATTGAAGACCTGGCGCAGTTGATCGAGGAACTCAAGACGGCCAATACCCGAGCCCGGATCAGCGTCAAGCTGCCGGTCGTTCCCGGCGTCGGCATCATCGCGGTTGGCGTGGCCAAGGCCGGCGCCGATGTCATCACGATCACCGGCTATGACGGCGGCACTGGCGCGGCACGCGCGCATGCGCTCCGGCATGTCGGCCTGCCGACCGAGATCGGCGTGTGGCTGGCGCACCGTGCGCTGACCGAGAGCGGCCTGCGCGAACAGGTCGAAATCTGGGCGGACGGCGGCATGAAGTCCGGGCGCGACGTGATCAAGATGATGTGCCTGGGCGCGAACCGCGTCGGGTTCGGCACGCTGGCGATGGTGGCGGTCGGCTGTACGATCTGCCGCAAGTGCCACGAAGGCACCTGCCATGTCGGCATCACTACCCATATCAAGACCAAGGAAGAGGCGGCATCGAAGGGCATCAAGTCGTTCGAGCCGCGCGAATTCGACCTGGCGGTGGATGGCATCGTGCGGGTGTTCAATATGCTGGCCGAGGACATCAAGTACTGGGTCGGCCAGATGGGTTTCAGCGACGTGAACGACCTGATCGGCCGCGCCGACCTGATCGAACAGTCGGACTGGCATAACCGGATCGACCTGACCGGCCTGCTCAAGAAAGTGCCGCTCAAGAAGAAGGTCGCGCCGCTCAGTGGCGGCCCGCGCCTGACCCGCCCGCGCAATACCCTGTCGAAGCAGATCACGGCGGTGGTCGCGGACAGCGTCGCACGCGGCGAAAACGAGATGACCTACGACGACGAGCAGGTGATGGCGATGGACCGCGCGCTCGGCACGCACCTGTCCGGCGCGCTCAAGCGTCACGAATTCGAGGGTTTCGACCGCATCAACGCGGTTCACCTCAGCTTCAGCAACTCGGCCATCCCCGGCAACGGCCTCGCGGCGTTCATGGACGCGCCGATGGACGTGCTGGTCGAGGGCGGCGCGCAGGATGGCGTTGCCAAGGGCGCACGCGGTGGTAAGGTCTCGATCCTCAAGGGTCTTAACCACAATGGTCTGCGCCTCGATGGCTCGGTAGGCAAGAGCTTCGCCTACGGCGCGATGGGCGGCCAGTTCATCGTGCAGGGCAACGCCGATACGCGCGCCTGCATCCGCATGTCCGGCGCGGATGTGGTGTTTGGCGGCGAGGTGACAGAGCCGCTGCGCGACGAACTCGGCGCGCTGGCCAGCCGTGCGAACCTGAAAGGCTACGCCTGCGAGTATATGACCAGCGGCCGCGTGGTGATCCTAGGCGACCCCGGCCCGTGGATCGGCGCGGGCATGACCGGCGGCGTGATCTACCAGCGCATCCAGCCGGAAATGAACCTGACCATCGACGCCATCAAACGCCGGATCGCCATCGGCGCCACCATCGAAGTGCAGCCAATGGACGATAACGGCTGCGACGAACTGCGTGAACTGCTTGGCCGGTACATCCAGGTGCTCGACAACAACAACCAGTCCGAGGCGACCGAGCATCTG is a genomic window containing:
- a CDS encoding alpha-hydroxy-acid oxidizing protein translates to MNDTDAHHDFFNDPDLHRIDTSERGACALICAVRKGGQPTHGNVKRTIEALARMGHRTGYIEGEGDGVGILTDIPRELWAKWLVQHGLRGSLATDRGFWVGHLMIPYNDRPRAQTLVDRIVRMMTDAGLHVMYDQPGQVNRLVLGPNAEKHEPGFYQLAGLNGQVSLAQLDTSLFDLQNRIENDLGVHFASLSATSVVYKVQGTVEILRRYYPELRDPDYASTVTLGHARYSTNTNPVFERAQPFGLLGHNGEFNTISRFRIESGMLGVDLNPANSDSQDVDRFVHALCAKYGLDLIEAMMYVFPPYDHDLIADMPELKDMTDEIRRAFGPFAQGPAAVAARYNDLCVFSVDALGLRPLWVGETDKEYFASSERGVYTLDSMISNAKPMAPGEKIALRIKRGQPIEVLDMAAIQRHVLARHRERQPMRSAITDTGSWPVAGNGNGGGNGAFGGGNNGGGPTGTGSFAALKLETQTAVAVAEAAPAPFVPWNAAGYPVNTVSMSAMGWERYHLSVIETMAELKKEQVGALGWDGPLAAISHTRMNLSDYFKETVAVVTNPAIDREREAAQFTTRVIVGSRPGIGHTLREDELSVALQTPFVTGGHSVLGDIELQREAANKHGTMALEDLLAVFAEREQLAIIDMAAGAHEPIESALERIRAEAIEAVKNGARCILLDDTAVMTGLKHWIDPLLATATVDTALRETHHANRNLRRICGVILRSGALRDLHDIAMALSLGANAINPYMLYAVGLGVAPKAPREAITPDVIISLLDKLVGVMTKGVEKITSTIGCHELRGYGHSFSSIGLAKGVASQFDMPNYYGSEIRGLTWTDLKAWAEERAVDLRGETKAMLANPDRFYPKMWKKAEDVAHGEMTLEEYTSELMGLEEKQPVAIRHILKLKLSSKPVEAGNVSVRSGRHSMPAYISAMSFGSQGELAYKAYAEAAYRLDSFCVNGEGGELSDIMGKYPHHRGQQVASARFGVNIEFLNSCDLIEIKIGQGAKPGEGGHLPGFKVTEQVAAARHTVPGVDLISPSNNHDLYSIEDLAQLIEELKTANTRARISVKLPVVPGVGIIAVGVAKAGADVITITGYDGGTGAARAHALRHVGLPTEIGVWLAHRALTESGLREQVEIWADGGMKSGRDVIKMMCLGANRVGFGTLAMVAVGCTICRKCHEGTCHVGITTHIKTKEEAASKGIKSFEPREFDLAVDGIVRVFNMLAEDIKYWVGQMGFSDVNDLIGRADLIEQSDWHNRIDLTGLLKKVPLKKKVAPLSGGPRLTRPRNTLSKQITAVVADSVARGENEMTYDDEQVMAMDRALGTHLSGALKRHEFEGFDRINAVHLSFSNSAIPGNGLAAFMDAPMDVLVEGGAQDGVAKGARGGKVSILKGLNHNGLRLDGSVGKSFAYGAMGGQFIVQGNADTRACIRMSGADVVFGGEVTEPLRDELGALASRANLKGYACEYMTSGRVVILGDPGPWIGAGMTGGVIYQRIQPEMNLTIDAIKRRIAIGATIEVQPMDDNGCDELRELLGRYIQVLDNNNQSEATEHLYELLAHPEQHFVKLAPRGSR
- a CDS encoding N-acetyltransferase → MTEIDFNTLQAVNNPALNRFEIRLGDDVAIIEYMLGGSNITMTHTEVPPAFEGKGIASKLTKFALDWAKDNGLKVNPLCPYVKNYVNKHPEYQDNAWGY
- a CDS encoding CDGSH iron-sulfur domain-containing protein; the protein is MAYTLQDKDRHYIGKNADVTYNVTRCIHAKECITRLSQVFDPDRWPWLQVGDTPGDSLVDVVSACPSGALHVRRKDGGDSEPVPAENRITVQKDGPLHVRGNLKITAAEVNIAGETRAMLCRCGASVYKPFCDNSHNEIGFTDSVPSVPRLANATDADGGVLHIIALPNGSLSLSGSMSIVDATGAEIFAGNHVLLCRCGGSSSMPFCDDTHQTNGFKTE